From Mycobacterium colombiense CECT 3035:
GTGATCTCTTCGGTTGCCGAGGTCATCAGACCATGGTGTCGCCGGGCGGCAACCCGAACTCGTTGTTCCCGAAAATCTGGTAGGCCCGCTCGGGGTCGTTGGCCGCGTGCACCCGCCCGGCGTGCGCGTCGCGCCAGAATCGTTGCACCGGTTGGTCATTGCCCAGGGCCGTGGCGCCGGAAGCCTCGAACAGCCGGTCGATGGAGGCGATCGCGCGCCCGGTGGCGCGCACCTGGTCGCGACGAGCGCGGGCCCGCAGGTCGAACGGGATCTCCTTGCCGGCCGACAGCAGCGCGTACTCGTCGGCGACGTTGCCGCTCAGCTGGCGCCAGGCCGCGTCGATGTCGCTGGCCGCTTCGGCGATGCGGACCTTGGCGAACGGGTCGTCCTTGGCCTTCTCACCGGCGAACGCGGCGCGCACCCGCTTGCCCTGGTGCTCGACATGCGCGTCGTACGCGCCGTAGGCCATGCCGACGATCGGCGCCGAGATCGTGGTGGGATGCATTGTGCCCCACGGCATCTTGTAGACCGCGGCGGTGTTGTTCTGGTATCCGCCCGCGGTGCCGTCGTTCATCGCCTTGTAGGACAGGAACCGGTGCCGCGGCACGAACACGTCCTTGACGACGACGGTGTTGCTGCCGGTGCCGCGCAGGCCGACGACGTGCCACACGTCGTCGATGCGGTACTCGCTGCGCGGGATCAGGAAGCTGCCGAAGTCGACCGGACGGCCGTCCTTGATCACCGGACCGCCGAGGAAGGCCCACGTGGCGTGGTCACAACCCGACGACCAGTTCCACGAACCGTTGACCAGGTAGCCGCCGTCGGTGACGACGCCGGCGCCCATCGGGGCATACGACGACGAGACCCGGGTCGTGGGGTCCTCGCCCCAGACCTCCTCCTGCGCCTGCTGGTCGAACAGCGCCAGGTGCCAGTTGTGCACGCCGATGATCGAGCTCACCCAGCCGGTGGAACCACACGCGCTGGCCAGCCGCCGCACCGCCTCGTAGAACAGCGTCGGATCGCACTGCAGGCCGCCCCACTGCTCGGGCTGCAACAGGGTGAAGAAGCCCACATCCTGAAGGTCCTGAACGGTCTCGTCGGGCAGCCGCCGCAGGTCCTCCGTCGCCTGAGCGCGGTCGCGAATCTGCGGGAGCAGATCATCGATGCCAGCCAAAACCGACTGCGCATCACGCTGTTGAATGGACGTCACTTAGGTTTGCCTCCTGCGCCAGACTTACTCAGCGGACTTACACCAGAGACTAGAACACGTTCCGATTTGTGTCGAGCAGGGTATTCCTGCGGCTGGTAGCGATACGAATCCGCTTTTCTGTAACATGTTCTAGTTGCCTGTGGCGATCGCAAGAGCGGCGGAGCCGGTCGCAGCGGGTCGACACGTTTTGCCACGAAAGGAAGGGACGGGCCTTGACCGAGGCTGATCCGGACCAAGCACCCGACGAGCCGCTCGGTGACCACGTCCTTGAACTGCAGGTGGCCGAGGTCATCGCCGAGACCGACGATGCGCGGTCCCTGGTGTTCGCGGTACCCGACGACGCGGGCGACCCCGCCATCCCGCCCGAGCGGCTACGGTACGCGCCGGGCCAGTTCCTGACGCTGCGCGTACCCAGCGAGCGCACCGGCTCGGTGGCCCGCTGCTACTCGTTGTGCAGTTCACCGTTCACCGACGACGCGCTCACGGTCACGGTCAAGCGCACGGCGGACGGTTACGCGTCGAACTGGCTGTGCGACCACGCGCACAAGGGCATGCGGATCCACGTGCTGGCCCCGTCCGGCAACTTCGTGCCCAAGACGCTCGGCGACGACTTCCTGCTGATGGCCGCGGGCAGCGGGATCACCCCGATCATGTCGATCTGCAAGTCGGCGCTGGCCGAGGGCGGCGGGCAGGTGACGCTGATCTACGCCAACCGCGACGAGAATTCGGTGATCTTCTCCGACGCGCTGCGCGAGCTGTCCGCCAAGTACCCCGACCGACTCACGGTGCTGCACTGGCTGGAGTCGCTGCAGGGCCTGCCCAGCGTGGCCGCGCTGGCCAAGCTGGCCGCCCCCTACACGGATCGGCCCGTGTACATCTGCGGCCCGGGCGCCTTCATGGACTCGGCGAAAGAAGCGCT
This genomic window contains:
- the hsaA gene encoding 3-hydroxy-9,10-secoandrosta-1,3,5(10)-triene-9,17-dione monooxygenase oxygenase subunit, with translation MTSIQQRDAQSVLAGIDDLLPQIRDRAQATEDLRRLPDETVQDLQDVGFFTLLQPEQWGGLQCDPTLFYEAVRRLASACGSTGWVSSIIGVHNWHLALFDQQAQEEVWGEDPTTRVSSSYAPMGAGVVTDGGYLVNGSWNWSSGCDHATWAFLGGPVIKDGRPVDFGSFLIPRSEYRIDDVWHVVGLRGTGSNTVVVKDVFVPRHRFLSYKAMNDGTAGGYQNNTAAVYKMPWGTMHPTTISAPIVGMAYGAYDAHVEHQGKRVRAAFAGEKAKDDPFAKVRIAEAASDIDAAWRQLSGNVADEYALLSAGKEIPFDLRARARRDQVRATGRAIASIDRLFEASGATALGNDQPVQRFWRDAHAGRVHAANDPERAYQIFGNNEFGLPPGDTMV
- a CDS encoding ferredoxin--NADP reductase encodes the protein MTEADPDQAPDEPLGDHVLELQVAEVIAETDDARSLVFAVPDDAGDPAIPPERLRYAPGQFLTLRVPSERTGSVARCYSLCSSPFTDDALTVTVKRTADGYASNWLCDHAHKGMRIHVLAPSGNFVPKTLGDDFLLMAAGSGITPIMSICKSALAEGGGQVTLIYANRDENSVIFSDALRELSAKYPDRLTVLHWLESLQGLPSVAALAKLAAPYTDRPVYICGPGAFMDSAKEALETLKVPAPQIHIEVFKSLDSDPFAAVKIEDTAEGDEPPATAVVELDGETHTVSWPRNAKLLDVLLAKGLDAPFSCREGHCGACACTLRKGNVSMEVNDVLEQQDLDEGLILACQSHPESDSVEVTYDE